The segment TCTTGCATAGTTCGCCGGGTGTCCGTGTTTTCTCAAACAGGTTCTGCAAGCGCCGCGCAATGCAAGGGGCGAAAAAGGTATTACCTTTTTCGACGGCCCGGATGGCCTCCGACAGAAAGCGGGCCGAAGTCTGTTTGAGCAGGTATCCCCGCGCGCCCAGCGCGATCACTTGTTCGATGTAGGCGTCATCGCTGTGCGCCGAAAGGATGAGCACCTTAGTCTCCGGTGCCGATTTGCGGATTTGGCGGGTGGCTTCCAAGCCATTCAGTATTGGCATGGCGATGTCCATGACGACTACGGCGGGCCGCAGTTTCAGCGTCAACTCCACCGCTTGTCTCCCGGTTTCCGCTTCCGCAACCACCTCAATATCGGGTTCGGCCTTTAGCAAGGCGCGCAACCCTTCGCGGACGACCATGTGATCTTCCACCAACAGGACGGTAATGTTTTTCATAGGTAGTAAGGAGTAATGGCCGGTAATCAGTGGTCAGTCATCAGTTATCAGTCATCAGTTATCAGTCATCAGTGGATGGGGAATTCGGGCTTGGATGGAGGTGCCGTGGCCGAGGGTAGATTTCACTTCGAGGATGCCGCCCACGGCGGTGGCTCGCTCGCGCATGCTGAGCAGTCCAAAACTACCCTTGCGTTTTTTCCCAGCCAGGGGACGCTTTGAATTAAAGCCAATCCCGTCGTCCGTGATCACCAACCGGACCAAGCCGCGTTCCTGCCGCAGGCTCACGGTAATGTGGTGGGCCTGGGCGTGTTGCCCGATATTCTTCAAAACCTCCTGCAGAATGCGATACAACGCCATCTCGACGGACGCGGGCAGTCGGGCGATCTGCCGTACCCCCTTCAAGTCGCATTGCACGTGAGCACGTTCACCGAATTGCTGGCAGGCCATACGCAACACCGGGAGCAGCCCCAAATCATCCAACGCCATGGGCCGCAGATCGCGGGCGATGCGCCGCACATCTTCGGTCGTCTGGTTGAGCAGATCGCAGAGCTTTAGCAGCTCCGTTCGGGCGGCGTGCGCCCGCACCGGCAGTTTCCCCGCCAGGATGTCGCAGCGCATCAGGATGGCATAGGTAAGCTGTGAAATATTTTCGTGCAACTCGACGGCCACATGCCGCCGCTCGGCTTCCTGCAAGTCCACCAGGCGCTGCGACAAAGCCCGCAGCCGTTCCTCGCTCCGCCGGGCCTCGGTCATGTCGGTCACCACCATGCCGATGGTGACGCTGGTGCCGCCCGCCGCGGCCACTGGACGCATGGAGATATGCACCGGCAGTTGCGAGCCGTCGCCGGCGTGCAGGACGGTTTGGATTTTGGCGCCGGATTTGGCGGCCCGTTTCAGGAGCGGTCGCACGGCGACTTGGTCCGACGGGGAGAGAAAGCGGTGAAAGGAACTGCTCGTCACCTGTTCCAGCGGGAGCTGGATCATCCTGGCAAAGCACTGGTTGGCGTAGAGAATCACCGCGTCCGCCGTCAGCATCAGCGCGCCTTCGTTCATGGATTCGATCAGCACGCGGTAGGCATGCTCAGCGCCGTCCAGCGTGAACACTTGCGAGCCTTCTTTGCCCGCGACCAGCACTGTATCCACCTCGCTGGTGCGGATGGCGCGGAGGGTGGCCTCGGCGTCCTCCAGGCGGGTGCGGAGCCGAGCATGATCGGTGCTCAGCGCGGTGGTGGTGGCGCGGGCAGGCCGGGGGCGGGAGGCGTTCTGGCGGGGAGTGGTTTTCACCTCGCGATGTTACCTTTGGTGATTAGGTTCAACTCTTCAAACAGGCCGGTGAGGTTGGCCAGGTTGCCGATGAACCGGCGCACGGGCCGGGGGAATTCCTTGATGAGGGTGGGGGTGGCCACGATCTGGTTCGCGCGCGCTAATCCGGGTTGCTGATAGATGTCTATGACTTCCAGTTCGCAGTTGTCTTTCAGTTCCTCGGC is part of the Verrucomicrobiota bacterium genome and harbors:
- a CDS encoding response regulator transcription factor, coding for MKNITVLLVEDHMVVREGLRALLKAEPDIEVVAEAETGRQAVELTLKLRPAVVVMDIAMPILNGLEATRQIRKSAPETKVLILSAHSDDAYIEQVIALGARGYLLKQTSARFLSEAIRAVEKGNTFFAPCIARRLQNLFEKTRTPGELCKKHEACLSSREMEVLQLIAEGQANKQVAAELHISIKTVEKHRQRLMEKLNIHDTAGLTRYAISAGIIESSVQVTIV
- a CDS encoding PAS domain-containing protein; the protein is MKTTPRQNASRPRPARATTTALSTDHARLRTRLEDAEATLRAIRTSEVDTVLVAGKEGSQVFTLDGAEHAYRVLIESMNEGALMLTADAVILYANQCFARMIQLPLEQVTSSSFHRFLSPSDQVAVRPLLKRAAKSGAKIQTVLHAGDGSQLPVHISMRPVAAAGGTSVTIGMVVTDMTEARRSEERLRALSQRLVDLQEAERRHVAVELHENISQLTYAILMRCDILAGKLPVRAHAARTELLKLCDLLNQTTEDVRRIARDLRPMALDDLGLLPVLRMACQQFGERAHVQCDLKGVRQIARLPASVEMALYRILQEVLKNIGQHAQAHHITVSLRQERGLVRLVITDDGIGFNSKRPLAGKKRKGSFGLLSMRERATAVGGILEVKSTLGHGTSIQARIPHPLMTDN
- a CDS encoding circadian clock KaiB family protein, coding for MKNLKKRRATPARATPLAPGSKGKYVLRLFVAGATARSGQAVLRVRQLCAEELKDNCELEVIDIYQQPGLARANQIVATPTLIKEFPRPVRRFIGNLANLTGLFEELNLITKGNIAR